From the Flavobacterium gyeonganense genome, the window CTATCAATTTAGCAGTTGGCGAAAGCAATAACTTTTCAATCAAAGGAACTTATATTTTAACTCAGTCAGATGTGAATTCCGGAAGCATAAGCAACCAGGCAACAGTATCTGGAATTACCCAAAGCGGAATAAGCGTTTCAGATAAGTCAGATTTTAGTGATGATGAAGGAGAAAGACCAACCATTTTAGAATTAAGCGGATGTGTGATTAAAATCTTTAATGCTGTTTCCGCAAATGGTGATGAAAAGAACAAAAAATTCTATGTACAAGGGCTGGAATGTTATCCTGATAATACAGTGCAGATTTACAACCGTTGGGGAGTTTTAGTATTTGAAAGAGATCATTACAATAATAATGACATTGCTTTTACAGGTGTATCAGAAGGTCGGACTACTATTAAAACATCAGACGGGTTGCCTGAGGGTACGTACTATTATGTCGTTAGATATAAAGATAAGCAATCAAATCCGCAACAGAAAGCAGGCTATTTATACCTTACTAAATAATAATTTATAATGAAATGGCTTAGTGAAAAGCTAAGCCATTATTTAAAAATAAAATAAATGAAAAAATTAGTTTTAATCTTATTGTTTTGTTCGGTTGCCAGTTTTGCTCAGCAAGATGCGCAGTTCACACAATACATGTACAATACTATCAATATAAACCCTGCATACGCAGGTTCAAGAGGAGTTATAAGCGTTTTTGGATTGTATCGTACACAATGGGTTGGATTAGATGGAGCTCCGGAAACAAGTAGTTTTTCTGTCAATGCACCAGTAGGTGAAAATGTTGGGCTCGGACTTTCATTAATAAACGATAAGATTGGTCCCACCAATGAAAACAACTTATCAGCTGATTTTTCTTATTCTATACCAACATCGGCTGAAGCTAAACTTTCTTTTGGTATAAAAGGATCAGCAAATCTATTCAATCTTGATCCAAACAGGCTGAAACCTGAAGATCAGGGAGACCAGCAATTTCAGAATTTAAAAAACAAATTTACACCTAATATTGGTGCTGGTGTTTACTGGCATACAGATAAAGCTTATGTAGGTTTGTCTGTACCTAATTTTATCCAGACAAATCAGTATAACGATAATGAGGTGGCTATATACAAAAGTCGTATCAATTATTATTTGATAGCAGGTTATGTATTCAATTTAGACAGATATGAAATGGTAAAATTTAAACCGGCAGTATTGACCAAAATGGTCGAGGGTTCACCTCTGCAGGTTGATGCATCTGCTAATTTTATGTTTAATGAAAAATTTGTAGTAGGTGTTGCTTACAGATGGAGTGCAGCTGTGAGTGCAATGGCAGGATTTCAGATAACTGATGGTTTGTATCTGGGGTATGCTTATGATCGTGAAACAACCAGGTTAGTAAATTATAATTCAGGATCGCATGAAATATTCCTCCGTTTTGAGTTCTTAAATAAGTATAGCAGAATAACTTCACCAAGATTTTTCTAATTATGAAAATTAAAAATTTAATATATACCGTTTTTTTATCTTCTGTTTCTTTTTGCGGAACAGCGCAAAATACAGCCCTAAATAAAGCAGAGAAGAACTATAATCAATATGCCTATATAGATGCTATTTCTATTTATGAAAAAGTAGCCGAAAATGGATATAAGGATGAAAAAATGTTTCAGAGACTGGGAAATGCCTATTATTTCAATGCTGAACTCACTAAAGCTGCAAAGTGGTATGATGCATTATTTTCATTAAATAGTCAACAGGAGCCTGAATATTTTTACAGGTATGCGCAGACTCTTAAATCTACAGGGGATTACGCTAAATCAGATGAAATGCTTGCTGCTTTTAATGAAAAAGTTAAAACGGATACAAGAGGAGTCTTATATCAGAATAACAAAAACTATTTAGAACAGATTAAGTTAAATTCGGGTAGGTTTGATATATCAGAAACGGGTATTAACTCCACTCAGTCAGATTATGGAAGTGCAATAGTAAATAATAAATTAATATTTGCTTCTTCACGTGATACAGGAACGGTTAGTAAGAAAACATTTAGATGGACCAACAGGTCTTTTACGAACTTATATGCTGCAGAATTAAAAACAGATGGGACTTTAGGGAATCCAATCCGGTTTCAGAAAAAATTAATTCAAAATTTAATGAATCTACACCTGTTTTTACCAAAGATGGAAAGACAATGTATTTTACGAGAAACAATTTTTTAAATGGAAAAAAAGGAAAAGATGAAAAAAGAATTACATTGTTAAAATTGTATAAAGCTGATTTCATTAATGATAAATGGACCAATATTACAGAATTACCTTTTAATAGTGATCAGTTTAGTGTGGCACATCCGGCTTTGAGTCCGGATGAAAAAAATTATACTTTGCATCCGATATGCCGGGAAGTTTTGGGCAGTCTGATTTGTATAGTGTTGTAATTAACGAAGGTGGTACATTTGGGAAACCTGAAAATCTTGGTGCGGCAATTAATACAGAAGGACGTGAAACATTCCCTTTTATATCCGCAGAAAATGAACTTTATTTTGCCAGCGACGGACGTCCGGGATTAGGAGGACTTGACATATTTGTTTCAAAAATCAATACTGATTTAGATTTCGGTCAGGTGCAAAATATAGGGGAACCCGTTAATACCAAATTTGATGATTTTGCCTTTATAATGGACAGCAATACCAGAAAAGGATTTTTTTCATCCAATAAAGAAGGAGGAATTGGAAATGACGATATATATAAATTCACAGAAACGAGAAAACTCAATTGCGATAAACAATTAGTGGGTATAATATCAGACTCTGATACAAATGAGATTCTGAGTACTGCAAAAGTAATTTTGCTTGATGATAAGTTTCAGCAAATTGCAGAAGTAATGTCAGGTGCAGACGGAACTTACAGCTTTAACGTAAAATGCAATCAAACGTATTATGTAAGGGCAGCAAAAAAGGAATATGAAACTAATGAAGCCAAAATTTCAATTCATCCAACTGATAAATCAGAATTGAATATTGCATTGGTAAAAAATAGTAAGCAAATAGGAGTGGGGACTGATTTGGCGAAGATTCTTGAAATTCCTATTGTTTATTTTGATCTGGATAAATCCTTTATTCGAAATGATGCTGCTTTTGAGTTAGAAAAAGTTTTAGCTGTACTAAAACAGTATCCATCCATGAAAATTGACGTTCGTTCTCATACCGATAGCAGGCAAACTAAAAAATACAATATGGCATTGTCTAATAAAAGAGCTAAAGCCACAATCGACTGGTTAATCCAAAAAGGAATTGCTGCTAAAAGAATATCAGGCAGGGGTTATGGAGAAAGTCAGCTGATCAATAAATGTTCAGATAATGTAAATTGTACAGAAGAAGAACACCAGTTAAACAGAAGAAGCGAATTCGTAATTATTTCCATGCAGTAAATAATTTATAGGCTACAAAAAGACAGGCTTATTTAGGACTTAGCATTTTGTCAAATTTATTTAACTATCCGTATTAATTTAATTTTAAAAGGGAGTCAAAGTAGATGTGTCGAAGATAAA encodes:
- a CDS encoding PorP/SprF family type IX secretion system membrane protein, giving the protein MKKLVLILLFCSVASFAQQDAQFTQYMYNTININPAYAGSRGVISVFGLYRTQWVGLDGAPETSSFSVNAPVGENVGLGLSLINDKIGPTNENNLSADFSYSIPTSAEAKLSFGIKGSANLFNLDPNRLKPEDQGDQQFQNLKNKFTPNIGAGVYWHTDKAYVGLSVPNFIQTNQYNDNEVAIYKSRINYYLIAGYVFNLDRYEMVKFKPAVLTKMVEGSPLQVDASANFMFNEKFVVGVAYRWSAAVSAMAGFQITDGLYLGYAYDRETTRLVNYNSGSHEIFLRFEFLNKYSRITSPRFF
- a CDS encoding OmpA family protein, which translates into the protein MPGSFGQSDLYSVVINEGGTFGKPENLGAAINTEGRETFPFISAENELYFASDGRPGLGGLDIFVSKINTDLDFGQVQNIGEPVNTKFDDFAFIMDSNTRKGFFSSNKEGGIGNDDIYKFTETRKLNCDKQLVGIISDSDTNEILSTAKVILLDDKFQQIAEVMSGADGTYSFNVKCNQTYYVRAAKKEYETNEAKISIHPTDKSELNIALVKNSKQIGVGTDLAKILEIPIVYFDLDKSFIRNDAAFELEKVLAVLKQYPSMKIDVRSHTDSRQTKKYNMALSNKRAKATIDWLIQKGIAAKRISGRGYGESQLINKCSDNVNCTEEEHQLNRRSEFVIISMQ